In Lonchura striata isolate bLonStr1 unplaced genomic scaffold, bLonStr1.mat Scaffold_92, whole genome shotgun sequence, one DNA window encodes the following:
- the LOC144248831 gene encoding class II histocompatibility antigen, B-L beta chain-like, with translation MAGFQPGPRSVPRRGNRDGLEKEGTTLKGPLGDVGRGQKGLVPTVTPSTQLRAQGRDPRYHGTETPGTAARYCNSDPHVMEQRRTAVGWLCRYNHEYLSPFLTERRVTPTLSISLLPSSSQPSPGHLLCFLVDFYPAHTQLRWFQGQQELSVVATDMVPNGDWTHQLLVLLETSTRAGLTSTCQVEHVSLEHPLSQHWEDPRDAAGCCHSKMLAGTGDSELGFIFLALGIWFYLHKKGGSQLLSRRRPQPIPVAPDPAGIPAPSPR, from the exons ATGGCGGGCTTCCAGCCAGGCCCGCGTTCGGTTCCGCGGCGTGGGAACCGGGatgggctggagaaggagggaaCCACCCTCAAGGGCCCACTCGGGGATGTGGGCAGGGGACAGAAGGGGCTGGTCCCGACGGTGACACCATCGACGCAGCTGCGAGCGCAGGGGAGGGACCCGAG ATACCACGGGacagagactccagggacagcagccaggtACTGCAACAGCGACCCGCACGTTATGGAGCAAAGAAGGACGGCGGTGGGCTGGCTCTGCCGGTACAACCACGAGTATCTCAGCCCGTTCCTCACGGAGCGCCGAG TCACCCCCACCTTGTCCATCTCTCTTCTGCCCtcgagctcccagcccagccccggccaCCTGCTCTGCTTCTTGGTGGATTTCTACCCGGCCCACacccagctgaggtggttccagggccagcaggagctctctgtggtggccaccgacatggtccccaacggggactggacccaccagctcctggtgctgctggaaacctcAACCCGGGCCGggctcacctccacctgccaggtggagcacgtcagcctggagcaccccctgagccagcactggga AGaccccagagatgctgctggatgctgccacAGCAAGATGCTGGCAGGAACTGGAGACTCCGAGTTGGGCTTCatcttcctggcactggggatctGGTTCTACCTGCACAAGAAAGGGGGGTCCC agctcctgagccgccggcggccgcagcccaTCCCCGTGGCCCCGGACCCGGCCGGgatccccgctccatccccacGCTGA